A stretch of the Polaribacter pacificus genome encodes the following:
- the rluF gene encoding 23S rRNA pseudouridine(2604) synthase RluF, translating to MDRNSQTSINLNKYISSTGICSRREAEKLIVAGRVTINGNLTQLGNRVFPGDVVKIDGRPLQAKPPTLYLAFNKPVGIVCTTDLRERDNIIRYINHPERLFPIGRLDKPSEGLIFLTNDGDIVNKILRAGNNHEKDYVVTVDKPITDDFLQQMSNGIPILGTITKKCVLKKLASHSFQIVLTQGLNRQIRRMCEYLGYEVLSLKRTRIMNVHLDKLAIGDWRELTEQELSEINKMVASSSKTEEASKDNTVKTKKKTSTKKEAPKPNAFTKKSAAFRKNSPKNNRNSTSSNRKRKR from the coding sequence TTGGATCGGAATAGTCAAACATCGATAAATCTTAACAAATACATCAGTAGCACCGGGATTTGTTCTCGAAGAGAGGCCGAAAAACTGATTGTAGCCGGAAGGGTCACCATTAATGGCAATCTTACACAGCTTGGTAACCGAGTGTTTCCTGGAGATGTTGTTAAAATTGACGGGCGCCCTTTACAGGCAAAACCACCAACCTTGTATTTGGCATTTAACAAACCCGTGGGCATTGTTTGCACCACAGATTTGAGAGAGAGAGACAATATCATTCGCTATATCAATCACCCAGAAAGACTTTTTCCTATTGGTCGTTTAGACAAACCTTCTGAAGGTTTAATTTTCTTGACCAATGATGGAGATATTGTCAATAAAATATTGAGAGCGGGTAACAATCATGAAAAGGATTATGTGGTTACTGTAGATAAGCCTATCACCGATGATTTCTTGCAACAAATGAGCAATGGAATTCCGATTTTAGGAACCATTACCAAAAAGTGTGTGCTAAAAAAATTGGCTTCTCATAGCTTTCAAATCGTATTGACCCAAGGTTTAAATCGTCAGATTAGAAGAATGTGTGAGTATTTGGGCTATGAGGTGCTTAGCTTAAAACGCACGCGAATAATGAATGTCCATCTTGATAAGCTTGCTATTGGAGATTGGAGAGAGCTTACAGAACAAGAGCTTTCTGAGATTAACAAAATGGTGGCCAGCTCTTCAAAAACAGAAGAAGCTTCTAAAGACAATACGGTTAAGACCAAAAAGAAAACCAGCACAAAAAAGGAAGCGCCAAAGCCAAATGCTTTTACAAAGAAGAGTGCAGCTTTTAGAAAAAACTCACCCAAGAATAACAGAAACTCGACATCATCCAACAGAAAAAGAAAACGTTAA
- a CDS encoding alpha-ketoglutarate-dependent dioxygenase AlkB family protein, which produces MDLFNQDRIRNILPYDGVADYHGTILSVERSRYYYEQLLENILWKPDEAVIFGKHIQTKRKVAWYADDNFEYTYSNSTKQALPWTDALIALKKIVEQESNQQYNSCLLNLYHSGEEGMAWHSDSEKMLKKNGAIASLTLGAARKFSFKHKERKQKVDILLESGSLLVMKGSTQTHWLHRLPPTKKVQTPRINLTFRTIVR; this is translated from the coding sequence ATGGATTTATTTAATCAAGATCGTATTAGAAATATTCTTCCTTATGATGGAGTAGCTGATTATCACGGTACAATTCTATCGGTTGAGCGCTCTAGGTATTACTATGAGCAGCTGCTAGAAAATATTTTATGGAAACCCGATGAGGCGGTTATTTTTGGAAAGCATATCCAAACCAAACGAAAAGTAGCCTGGTATGCAGATGACAATTTTGAGTATACTTACTCAAACAGTACCAAGCAAGCCTTGCCTTGGACTGATGCATTAATCGCTCTAAAAAAGATTGTAGAGCAGGAGAGCAATCAACAGTATAACTCTTGCCTTCTCAATCTGTATCACAGTGGAGAAGAAGGGATGGCTTGGCACTCAGATAGTGAAAAAATGTTGAAAAAAAATGGAGCTATTGCCTCCTTAACACTTGGGGCTGCCCGAAAATTTTCTTTTAAGCATAAAGAGCGCAAACAAAAAGTAGATATACTCTTAGAAAGCGGAAGTTTATTGGTCATGAAAGGGAGCACTCAGACCCATTGGTTGCACAGATTACCTCCCACAAAAAAAGTTCAAACCCCCAGAATAAACTTAACCTTTAGAACTATAGTTCGTTAA
- a CDS encoding LytR/AlgR family response regulator transcription factor: MQKIKCLLVDDEPPAIRLLEKYISKIDFLDLVYATKSSLDALSYIEQEGVDLVFLDIQMPELTGIQLSKIIQGKTKIIFTTAYPQFAIESYNVNAVDYLLKPFEFERFYQAVLKVKENAQAIEIKEQPNKDPFLFVKTDGKNNFEKVYVKDICYIEGLKNYVAIHLIDKQIITNNTLKSIDEFLPSQEFVKVHKSYIVSLAHIQRTDSLSVYINNKALPIGDSHKKLFFETIQKMKL; the protein is encoded by the coding sequence ATGCAAAAGATTAAATGTTTACTGGTTGATGATGAGCCGCCAGCAATTCGATTGCTAGAAAAATACATCAGCAAAATAGATTTCTTAGACCTGGTCTATGCCACCAAAAGCTCTTTAGATGCACTTAGCTATATAGAACAAGAAGGTGTTGATTTGGTTTTTTTAGACATTCAGATGCCAGAGTTAACGGGCATTCAACTCTCTAAAATTATCCAAGGGAAAACAAAAATCATCTTTACCACTGCATATCCGCAGTTTGCTATAGAAAGTTATAATGTCAATGCCGTCGATTATTTGTTAAAGCCCTTTGAGTTTGAACGTTTTTATCAGGCTGTGTTAAAAGTAAAAGAGAATGCACAAGCTATAGAAATTAAAGAACAGCCCAACAAAGACCCTTTTTTGTTTGTTAAAACCGATGGGAAAAACAATTTTGAAAAGGTCTACGTAAAAGACATTTGTTATATAGAAGGTTTAAAAAATTATGTGGCCATACATCTGATAGATAAGCAAATAATCACCAACAATACCTTAAAAAGTATTGATGAGTTTTTGCCCAGCCAAGAGTTTGTAAAGGTGCACAAATCATATATCGTTTCTTTGGCACATATTCAAAGAACAGATTCGCTGTCTGTGTATATCAACAACAAAGCTTTGCCTATCGGCGATTCTCATAAAAAACTGTTTTTTGAGACCATTCAGAAGATGAAATTATAA
- a CDS encoding sensor histidine kinase — protein sequence MNLKQQQWKIHLLIALIIIGMDFYGDYVYNGLDGFLKNFKYPSNLRILALYIPFFSIYSLNYLLVCKQTLSKKKLFLFAIAVLGMTFVFAGLRYVFDEVIIYKITGLHNYFDDSRNFIYYTFDNSYFAIKAIMFSTSLYLLFEYIENKNKLHLLEIEQKKAELSFLKSQLEPHFLFNTLNSFYTDLVDTQPKTAKDIYRLSELLRYVTYEAQHDFMPLQKEIQFIEDYLYFYKKRYEDALFLEFNLEGIIADQQIPSLVLIHFVENMFKHGVTYKKETPAKLSIQITQDHLILTTHNELSKAEKYTNTGIGKENLDKRLKAIYNTGYEFTYQQKGTTYHAYLKLSFKK from the coding sequence ATGAATTTGAAACAACAACAGTGGAAGATACACCTCCTAATCGCACTCATTATTATTGGGATGGATTTTTATGGAGATTATGTATACAATGGTTTGGATGGATTTCTTAAAAATTTTAAGTATCCGTCTAACCTTCGTATTTTGGCGCTTTATATTCCTTTTTTTAGTATTTACAGTCTTAATTATTTACTAGTCTGTAAGCAGACGCTCTCAAAAAAGAAACTGTTTTTGTTTGCGATTGCTGTACTGGGGATGACCTTTGTTTTTGCAGGGCTTCGCTATGTGTTTGATGAGGTGATTATTTATAAAATAACTGGATTGCACAATTATTTTGACGATTCTAGGAACTTTATCTACTATACTTTTGACAACTCTTATTTTGCCATCAAGGCAATCATGTTTAGCACTTCTTTATATCTGCTTTTTGAGTATATAGAGAATAAAAACAAGTTGCATTTATTAGAAATTGAGCAAAAGAAAGCAGAGTTAAGCTTCTTAAAATCTCAATTAGAACCGCATTTCTTGTTTAATACACTTAATTCTTTTTATACTGATCTTGTAGATACCCAACCCAAAACAGCAAAAGACATTTATCGTTTGTCAGAGCTTTTGCGCTATGTAACTTATGAAGCGCAACATGATTTTATGCCCTTGCAAAAAGAGATTCAATTTATAGAAGACTATCTTTATTTTTACAAAAAGAGGTATGAAGATGCGCTCTTTTTAGAGTTTAACTTAGAAGGGATTATTGCAGATCAACAGATTCCATCTTTGGTATTGATTCATTTTGTAGAAAACATGTTTAAACATGGGGTTACTTATAAAAAAGAAACACCTGCCAAGCTGAGTATACAGATTACGCAAGATCATTTAATCTTGACCACTCATAATGAGCTTTCTAAGGCCGAGAAATACACCAATACGGGGATCGGAAAAGAGAACTTAGACAAACGATTAAAGGCCATTTACAATACGGGTTATGAGTTTACCTATCAGCAAAAAGGAACTACTTATCATGCCTATTTAAAACTCTCATTTAAAAAATAA
- a CDS encoding outer membrane beta-barrel family protein, whose protein sequence is MKKLHIMLICFFVAYQVQAQKITVKGTVVSAEDNETLMAAAITVFNAKTDAFIHYAYADEAGNYELRIEKTAFYIKADLLGYKTYISKPINPTTSVIEHAIRMQEDRTELEEVVILQKQRTLKMSGDKMTINIERAGLGIGNDGLQTLTKLPGIRLDKDENIVFRGNSNLQILIDGKPSLFSGGDLKLFLKTLSGDNIKSVELIANPSAKYSAAGSGGILNIKLKKGVNTGLTGNIRSSVGYAEFIKNSNGLNLYHNSEKWNLNLGLNSNYNESTNHRKVVQTINEPGKTTVLEQFNDWYPKSNSYTGTFGVSYALTKNSQLGSSFNYNSYLSDAITEGKTNEIENDQFLRYTLLETSEYQKNKRLTGNLYYSFVSDSLDTKLDAQINLANYNKQGNRITSNQYYLANSNNQYQPASVIRNSNPTQVQIVNTTVDLEKKINPNFNLETGLKYSYVHNDYDLRLEDKNNAGIFVPNTNRSNHLIYKESIFAGYGIANLSRNNWNFQLGLRAEHMAYDAFSKTANTTNKDSYTSWFPSFSINRNADDNQYKFSYSKRIERPRYLNLNPFFEYIDTYNVQVGNPNLQPAFTDAFELTWVRKYKTALSVFANLTQGEMYQIVSYDEATKITTLYVDNIGKSKSIGLSFNTSFSPTDWWELQVNTEVSYAQATSTIPGYAFNESGANFYGNLSQSFRFKNDLSFTWTSFYSKNGNYGNSEFLPAYDMSFGMRKEFLNKQLILNITAQDVLKENQWRQITTQNNVSTNWTNQWETRKFTLALTYNFGAGKKKKIKSANLANEQNRL, encoded by the coding sequence ATGAAAAAATTACACATTATGCTTATTTGCTTTTTCGTAGCTTATCAAGTTCAAGCACAAAAAATCACCGTTAAAGGAACTGTTGTCTCAGCAGAAGACAATGAAACTCTTATGGCCGCAGCCATTACTGTGTTTAACGCTAAAACTGATGCTTTTATACACTACGCTTACGCAGATGAAGCTGGTAATTATGAACTTCGTATAGAAAAAACTGCTTTTTATATCAAAGCAGATTTATTGGGATACAAAACCTATATCTCAAAACCTATCAACCCAACAACTTCTGTTATAGAGCACGCAATCCGCATGCAAGAAGATCGTACAGAACTTGAAGAAGTAGTTATCTTACAAAAACAAAGAACTCTAAAAATGAGTGGTGATAAAATGACTATTAATATTGAGAGAGCTGGTTTAGGAATCGGGAATGATGGGTTACAAACCTTAACCAAGCTACCAGGAATTCGTTTAGACAAAGATGAGAACATTGTTTTTAGAGGCAACTCAAATCTTCAGATATTAATAGATGGCAAGCCTTCACTTTTTAGCGGAGGGGATCTAAAACTATTTCTTAAAACGCTCAGTGGAGACAATATCAAATCAGTAGAACTTATTGCCAACCCATCTGCCAAATACAGTGCTGCAGGAAGTGGTGGAATCTTAAACATCAAATTAAAAAAAGGAGTCAATACAGGCTTAACAGGAAATATTAGAAGCTCAGTGGGCTATGCAGAGTTTATTAAAAACAGCAACGGACTAAACCTCTATCACAATTCAGAAAAATGGAACCTCAATCTGGGATTGAATTCAAATTACAATGAAAGCACCAACCACAGAAAAGTGGTCCAAACCATTAATGAGCCAGGTAAAACAACTGTTTTAGAGCAGTTTAATGATTGGTATCCAAAAAGCAATAGCTATACCGGTACTTTTGGTGTCTCATATGCATTAACTAAAAACAGTCAGTTAGGAAGCTCATTTAATTACAATAGCTATCTAAGTGATGCCATCACAGAAGGAAAAACCAATGAAATAGAAAATGATCAGTTTTTGCGTTATACACTTTTAGAGACCAGTGAGTACCAAAAGAACAAACGATTAACAGGAAATCTTTACTATAGCTTTGTTTCTGATAGTTTAGACACAAAACTAGATGCTCAAATAAACCTTGCCAACTACAACAAGCAAGGAAACAGAATCACCAGCAATCAATATTACTTGGCAAACAGCAACAATCAATACCAACCAGCGTCTGTAATTAGAAACAGCAATCCTACTCAGGTACAGATTGTAAACACAACTGTTGATTTGGAGAAAAAAATAAACCCTAACTTTAACCTAGAAACAGGGCTAAAATACAGTTATGTTCACAATGATTATGATCTGCGTTTAGAAGATAAAAACAATGCAGGCATCTTTGTACCCAACACCAATCGCAGCAATCATTTAATCTATAAGGAATCGATTTTTGCAGGATATGGAATCGCAAATCTTAGCCGTAACAACTGGAACTTTCAACTAGGACTAAGAGCAGAACACATGGCTTACGATGCCTTTTCTAAAACAGCAAACACCACAAACAAAGATTCGTACACCTCTTGGTTTCCTTCGTTTAGCATCAACAGAAATGCAGATGACAACCAATACAAATTTTCATATAGCAAACGAATAGAAAGGCCTCGTTACCTAAACTTAAATCCATTTTTTGAGTATATAGACACCTACAATGTGCAAGTGGGTAACCCAAACCTACAACCAGCTTTTACAGATGCTTTTGAGCTAACCTGGGTTCGAAAATACAAAACGGCACTTTCTGTATTTGCCAATTTAACTCAGGGAGAAATGTATCAAATTGTATCGTATGATGAGGCTACAAAAATCACCACCTTGTATGTAGATAATATAGGAAAATCAAAAAGCATAGGTCTTTCTTTTAACACCAGCTTTAGCCCAACTGATTGGTGGGAGCTACAGGTAAACACAGAAGTTTCTTATGCACAAGCAACCTCTACGATACCGGGCTATGCCTTTAATGAAAGCGGTGCAAATTTTTATGGAAACCTCAGTCAATCGTTTCGTTTTAAAAATGATTTAAGCTTTACTTGGACCAGTTTTTACTCAAAAAACGGGAACTACGGGAACAGTGAATTTTTACCAGCCTACGATATGTCTTTTGGAATGAGAAAAGAATTTTTAAACAAGCAACTTATTTTAAACATCACTGCTCAAGACGTTTTAAAAGAAAATCAGTGGAGACAAATTACCACCCAAAACAATGTAAGTACAAATTGGACCAACCAATGGGAAACCAGAAAATTTACACTTGCTTTAACTTATAATTTTGGAGCTGGAAAAAAGAAAAAAATAAAGTCTGCCAACTTAGCTAATGAGCAAAACAGGCTGTAG
- a CDS encoding response regulator transcription factor — protein MNNNIRILVADDHPLLLKGLITELLDLKYEVLEGATNGAQALEAIVAKKPTIAILDINMPILTGFEVIKKCQNESLDTKFIVLTSYKEKGFILKAKKLNISGYLLKDEPFSEIKKCIKAVLKDKFYASPIFDEVFRNEVSPQIEKIKFLSPSERTIVRLIALDKSTKEIAETLSISTRTVEKHRSNIIAKLELPTGADPLTVWIKENQDLLESI, from the coding sequence ATGAATAATAACATACGTATACTTGTTGCTGATGACCATCCTTTGCTTTTAAAAGGATTGATCACAGAATTATTGGATTTGAAATATGAAGTGCTTGAGGGCGCCACAAATGGAGCTCAGGCCTTAGAAGCCATCGTTGCTAAAAAACCGACGATTGCCATTCTAGATATTAACATGCCCATTTTAACAGGTTTTGAAGTGATCAAAAAATGTCAGAATGAATCCTTGGATACAAAGTTTATAGTACTTACTTCTTACAAAGAAAAGGGCTTTATTTTAAAGGCAAAAAAGCTCAATATTTCTGGTTATTTATTAAAAGATGAGCCTTTTAGTGAAATTAAAAAATGCATCAAAGCTGTTTTAAAAGATAAATTTTACGCCAGCCCAATTTTTGATGAGGTCTTTAGAAATGAAGTTTCTCCTCAGATAGAAAAAATTAAATTTTTATCACCATCAGAAAGAACCATCGTACGATTGATTGCCTTAGATAAATCAACCAAAGAAATTGCAGAAACCTTATCAATTTCTACTAGAACTGTAGAAAAACACCGATCTAATATTATTGCAAAATTAGAGCTGCCAACTGGCGCTGACCCTTTGACTGTTTGGATTAAAGAAAATCAAGATTTGCTAGAGTCTATCTGA
- a CDS encoding ATP-binding protein: MKQLFFIVLFFMIEVMPAQDKAQSQNNDQATQIEALYIDGQKLYAENDYEQGFDLINKGFKKAQELKDESLIAYGYLYKGAYYQKKSEPSLGVIVLQKALSIFTSLNNQKAITQSYFNLGDCYASLSQFDKAFESFFKALAFEESIQNAKGIGDNLSRIGELYLLTADYKKARANFNQAMEIYIDLKSERDIMFTLTNLGACYQKEGSSSDDNTLILKAIETFKIGLEKARNLGIRRSESVFLGNIGSSYRRLGNYQESLEYLFMALPIKIEQNRYTSAAHTCNDISETYISMNKLAKAKEYALKAISFANGYSIHQERYAYYILSDIESKLGNYKSAMVSLKKYQKLEDSIFSIEKIKSINELAIAYETEKKNLTIQAQESDIALLDSKNKLKSQWMIFGGLGLLSFFSIFVLYRSKKTTQKEKLLQEQFSQNLLVSQEDERVRIARELHDSVGQQLTLIKKKSQNLNQDEITKLTNATLEEVRSISRGLYPALLNQLGLTESIEQLINDYDEESELFFSMDIDNIDAYFTDNTSLNYYRLIQECLTNIVKHAKAKSVTVNIKKEGTQIVSLISDNGKGFDVNDSKKKNSLGLKTIFERIKIMNGNLSIDSRLNNGTSFLFSIPIKNE; this comes from the coding sequence GTGAAACAACTATTCTTCATTGTTCTTTTTTTTATGATTGAGGTTATGCCTGCTCAAGACAAAGCTCAATCCCAAAATAATGATCAGGCTACCCAAATAGAGGCCTTGTATATTGATGGGCAAAAATTGTATGCAGAAAATGATTATGAACAAGGATTTGACTTGATCAATAAGGGTTTTAAAAAAGCCCAAGAACTTAAAGATGAGTCTTTAATTGCATACGGCTACTTATACAAAGGCGCGTATTATCAAAAAAAGAGCGAGCCTTCTCTTGGGGTGATCGTTTTGCAAAAAGCCCTATCCATTTTTACTTCTTTAAACAATCAAAAGGCCATTACCCAGAGCTATTTTAACTTAGGAGACTGCTATGCATCTCTTTCTCAATTTGATAAGGCTTTTGAGAGTTTTTTTAAGGCATTAGCGTTTGAAGAAAGCATTCAGAATGCAAAAGGCATCGGAGACAATTTGTCAAGAATTGGCGAGTTGTACTTGTTAACTGCTGATTATAAAAAGGCGAGAGCCAACTTTAATCAGGCAATGGAAATTTATATCGATTTAAAGAGTGAGCGCGATATTATGTTTACCCTTACAAATTTAGGAGCCTGTTATCAGAAAGAGGGGAGTTCTAGCGATGACAATACCCTAATTTTGAAGGCTATCGAGACTTTTAAAATAGGCTTAGAAAAGGCCAGAAATTTAGGAATCAGAAGAAGTGAATCTGTTTTTTTAGGGAATATCGGTTCATCGTATCGAAGATTGGGCAACTACCAAGAGTCTCTAGAATATTTATTTATGGCATTGCCCATAAAAATTGAGCAAAATAGATACACCAGTGCTGCACATACCTGCAACGATATTTCTGAGACCTATATCTCAATGAATAAGCTAGCCAAAGCCAAGGAGTATGCCTTAAAAGCCATAAGTTTTGCTAACGGATATAGCATTCATCAGGAGCGATATGCCTATTATATCTTATCGGATATCGAATCAAAATTAGGCAACTACAAAAGTGCGATGGTCAGTTTAAAAAAATACCAAAAACTAGAGGATAGTATCTTTTCTATCGAAAAAATAAAGAGTATTAATGAGCTTGCCATAGCGTACGAAACAGAAAAGAAAAACCTAACCATACAAGCCCAAGAAAGTGACATTGCTCTTTTAGATTCTAAAAATAAACTAAAGAGCCAATGGATGATTTTTGGAGGTCTAGGGCTCTTGTCTTTCTTTAGTATTTTTGTCTTATATCGCTCTAAAAAAACAACCCAAAAAGAAAAATTACTACAGGAGCAATTTTCTCAAAACCTGTTGGTGTCTCAAGAGGATGAGCGTGTTCGGATTGCCAGAGAACTGCACGATAGTGTTGGGCAGCAACTAACGCTGATCAAAAAGAAATCGCAGAATCTTAACCAAGACGAGATTACCAAACTAACCAATGCCACTTTAGAAGAGGTTAGAAGCATTTCTAGAGGACTATATCCTGCCTTGTTAAATCAATTGGGTTTAACAGAGAGTATAGAACAGTTGATTAATGATTATGATGAAGAGTCTGAGCTGTTTTTCTCTATGGATATAGACAATATTGATGCCTATTTTACAGACAATACTAGCTTAAATTACTACAGGCTTATCCAGGAGTGTTTAACCAACATCGTAAAGCATGCAAAGGCAAAATCTGTGACTGTTAATATTAAAAAAGAAGGGACGCAGATTGTGAGTTTAATTTCTGATAATGGAAAGGGCTTTGATGTAAATGACAGTAAAAAGAAGAATAGTTTGGGGTTAAAAACTATTTTTGAACGAATTAAAATAATGAACGGTAATCTTTCTATTGATAGCCGATTAAATAATGGAACCAGTTTTCTGTTTTCGATACCGATAAAAAATGAATAA
- a CDS encoding heavy-metal-associated domain-containing protein has protein sequence MRKLVLSAALIAAIGFTACKSEKKETENTPVKTEVIANATANFGVRGNCGMCKTTIEKAANAVPGVAKATWDVDKKKVELSFDSSKTDAMAVQKAIAAAGYDTESMQGSLDSYNNLPACCKYDHSMEMSLTADATNTDTH, from the coding sequence ATGAGAAAATTAGTACTAAGTGCAGCCTTGATTGCTGCGATTGGATTTACAGCTTGTAAATCAGAAAAAAAAGAAACAGAGAATACTCCTGTTAAAACGGAAGTTATTGCAAACGCAACGGCCAATTTTGGAGTAAGAGGAAACTGTGGTATGTGTAAGACTACCATTGAGAAAGCTGCCAATGCAGTGCCAGGAGTTGCCAAAGCTACTTGGGATGTTGATAAAAAGAAGGTTGAGCTTTCTTTTGATTCAAGCAAAACCGATGCCATGGCTGTACAAAAAGCAATTGCAGCAGCTGGCTATGATACAGAAAGTATGCAAGGGAGTTTAGACTCATATAACAACTTGCCTGCTTGTTGTAAATACGATCACAGCATGGAGATGAGTTTAACTGCTGATGCTACAAATACAGATACTCACTAG
- a CDS encoding efflux RND transporter periplasmic adaptor subunit — protein MKKYSTYIAILAFGLLLGWWFFGSSSSNQTHPDHEEATAKNEFWTCSMHPQIMQPEAGDCPICGMDLIVAEANADGLSIHQFKLTNNAMALANIQTSVVGQNAEQSNSLKITGKIVENEETTETLSAHYNGRVEKLFINFVGEKIKKGQAVAEVYSAELVNAQQELLTAYALRAEQPNLYKAVQNKFKNWEIHQNQLDEIIRTGVIKNSFTLYAHASGTVSEIFVNQGGHIANGMPIFKLAKLQSVWAVFDLYERQLGQFSVGQKIAVGTQAFPNKTYQASIAFIQPALDSKTRTVAMRVVLQNKDELLKPGMFVEGVALLDTSKNTEISIPTTAVLWTGKRSVVYLKTAAETPVFELREVQLGLQSGNSYPVISGLNTGDEIVTNGTFTVDAAAQLQGKKSMMNQQENSAAVNSKDSPIAGLERKEVSAEFQQQLAVAFNAYIQLKDALVLDKAVTAVEAEPFLNALSKVSMNLLTSSSDHTQWMGYAKHMKTAANLILNSDDLGVQRNEFRQLSNNMINAVQLFGIQKKVYKQFCPMANNDKGAYWLSLDAAVKNPYYGAAMLNCGEVKEIIN, from the coding sequence ATGAAAAAATATAGTACGTATATAGCCATACTAGCCTTTGGACTTTTGTTGGGTTGGTGGTTTTTTGGAAGCTCATCAAGCAATCAAACGCATCCAGATCACGAGGAAGCCACTGCTAAAAATGAATTCTGGACCTGCTCCATGCATCCACAGATTATGCAGCCAGAAGCTGGCGATTGCCCAATTTGTGGTATGGATCTTATTGTTGCAGAGGCAAACGCTGATGGACTGTCTATCCATCAATTTAAATTGACAAACAACGCCATGGCCTTGGCCAATATTCAAACGAGTGTGGTTGGGCAAAACGCCGAGCAATCGAACTCCTTAAAAATTACAGGAAAGATTGTAGAAAACGAAGAGACCACTGAGACGCTTTCTGCTCATTACAATGGACGGGTAGAAAAACTATTTATCAATTTTGTGGGCGAGAAAATTAAAAAAGGGCAGGCAGTGGCTGAGGTCTATTCTGCAGAGTTGGTCAATGCACAGCAGGAACTTTTAACCGCTTATGCCCTTAGAGCAGAACAGCCAAATTTATATAAGGCAGTGCAAAACAAGTTTAAGAATTGGGAAATTCATCAAAATCAATTGGATGAAATTATTAGAACCGGTGTTATTAAAAACAGTTTTACGCTGTATGCACATGCCTCTGGAACGGTTTCAGAAATTTTTGTAAATCAAGGAGGCCATATTGCCAATGGAATGCCCATTTTTAAGCTGGCCAAATTGCAAAGCGTTTGGGCAGTATTTGATCTGTATGAGCGTCAATTAGGGCAGTTTAGTGTAGGCCAAAAAATAGCGGTCGGGACTCAGGCATTTCCAAACAAGACCTATCAGGCAAGCATTGCATTTATTCAACCTGCTTTAGATAGCAAAACCCGAACCGTTGCCATGAGAGTGGTCTTGCAAAATAAAGATGAACTATTAAAACCAGGCATGTTTGTAGAAGGAGTTGCGCTTTTAGATACCTCAAAAAACACTGAAATCAGCATACCTACCACCGCAGTTCTATGGACAGGAAAGCGCTCTGTGGTCTATTTAAAAACCGCAGCAGAAACACCTGTGTTTGAGTTGAGAGAAGTGCAATTGGGGCTGCAATCAGGCAATAGTTATCCCGTAATCTCTGGTTTAAATACTGGTGATGAGATTGTAACCAACGGAACTTTTACCGTAGATGCAGCAGCTCAGTTACAGGGCAAAAAATCTATGATGAATCAGCAAGAGAACAGTGCAGCTGTCAACAGCAAGGACAGCCCTATAGCAGGATTAGAGCGCAAAGAGGTTTCGGCTGAATTTCAACAGCAGTTAGCAGTTGCTTTTAACGCATACATACAACTTAAAGATGCGTTGGTTTTAGACAAGGCGGTAACGGCAGTAGAAGCAGAACCTTTCTTAAATGCGCTTTCTAAAGTGTCTATGAATTTACTGACCAGCTCCAGTGATCATACCCAATGGATGGGCTATGCCAAACACATGAAAACGGCTGCCAATCTTATTTTAAACAGCGATGATCTTGGGGTGCAACGAAATGAATTTAGACAGTTGTCTAACAATATGATCAATGCAGTTCAGCTGTTTGGCATTCAGAAAAAAGTTTACAAACAATTTTGCCCCATGGCAAACAATGACAAAGGTGCCTATTGGTTAAGTCTAGATGCCGCCGTTAAGAATCCTTATTATGGAGCTGCCATGTTAAACTGTGGGGAAGTAAAAGAAATCATTAATTAA